One Vigna unguiculata cultivar IT97K-499-35 chromosome 7, ASM411807v1, whole genome shotgun sequence genomic region harbors:
- the LOC114190458 gene encoding uncharacterized protein LOC114190458: MAERRSKELLQLEHKGTPLSSLESALLLSGSKREADAPTRKLPSHGTPLTAPLPPSQLLGKVKDFLGVMSEANKRLELDAKEHPENYDIEELTGNESEVIEMDLMLGVADLKTPEAVAAAESAISTCQPVISLAADGSEIDSEDSGADDDSEDDENESGDNSCKDGIDVENGNGSVIKESISGKDNIHEKQKGTGNSKKRPRIVELS; the protein is encoded by the exons ATGGCAGAGAGAAGAAGCAAAGAGCTTTTGCAGTTGGAGCATAAGGGCACGCCCCTTTCTTCCTTAG AATCCGCTCTTCTTCTAAGTGGCAGTAAAAGAGAAGCAGACGCTCCAACTCGGAAACTCCCCTCTCATGGCACTCCCCTCACTGCTCCACTTCCCCCAAGCCAAC TTTTAGGGAAGGTTAAAGACTTCCTGGGAGTGATGTCAGAAGCAAATAAGCGGCTGGAACTTGATGCAAAG GAACATCCAGAGAATTATGATATTGAAGAGCTAACTGGAAACGAATCTGAAGTTATTGAAATG GATTTGATGCTTGGTGTCGCTGATCTTAAGACACCGGAGGCAGTGGCTGCTGCTGAATCTGCAATTTCCACTTGTCAGCCTGTGATTTCACTGGCTGCTGATGGTAGTGAAATAGATTCGGAGGATAGTGGTGCTGATGATGACAGTGAGGATGATGAAAATGAAAGCGGTGATAATTCTTGCAAAGATGGAATCGATGTTGAAAATGGAAATGGGTCAGTAATTAAAGAATCTATTTCTGGTAAGGATAATattcatgaaaaacaaaagggaACTGGTAATTCCAAAAAACGTCCAAGGATTGTTGAGCTCTCGTGA
- the LOC114192705 gene encoding probable xyloglucan endotransglucosylase/hydrolase protein 10: protein MKNFYTALIFFIGFVSFSLFQDSAASVVSTGNFNKDFFVIWSPNHVNTSADGRTRSLKLDQESGTGFSSNQMFLFGQNDMQIKLVPGDSAGTVVAYYLTSDQPKRDEVDFEFLGNVAGQPYILQTNVFADGTGEREERIHLWFDPTKNFHTYSVLWNINQIVFMVDTIPVRVYRNHADKGVPFPMWQPMSLKSTLWNGTWATRGGQDKIDWTKGPFVASFRNYKIDACVWKGDPKICSAAGPGNWWNQNRFSTLTPAQIRLFKWVRKNYMIYDYCQDTQRFHNNLPRECSLPRY from the exons ATGAAAAACTTCTACACGGCGCTTATCTTCTTCATCGGGTTTGTTTCCTTCAGTCTGTTTCAAGATTCAGCTGCATCTGTTGTTTCAACAGGAAACTTCAACAAGGACTTTTTTGTCATATGGTCTCCCAACCATGTGAACACATCCGCGGATGGACGGACAAGGAGCTTGAAACTGGACCAAGAATCTG GAACTGGTTTTTCTTCAAACCAGATGTTTTTATTTGGGCAAAATGACATGCAAATCAAACTAGTGCCAGGTGATTCTGCAGGCACCGTCGTAGCCTATTAT CTTACCTCTGATCAACCAAAGCGAGATGAGGTAGACTTTGAGTTTCTTGGCAATGTCGCCGGACAGCCATATATTCTACAAACAAATGTTTTCGCTGATGGAACAGGCGAGCGAGAGGAGAGAATTCATCTGTGGTTTGATCCAACAAAGAACTTTCATACTTATTCAGTGTTGTGGAATATAAACCAGATTGT ttTTATGGTGGATACGATTCCGGTAAGAGTTTACAGAAACCATGCGGACAAGGGTGTTCCATTTCCTATGTGGCAGCCAATGAGTTTGAAAAGTACTCTGTGGAATGGTACCTGGGCAACACGAGGTGGACAAGATAAGATTGATTGGACAAAGGGTCCCTTCGTAGCTTCATTCAGAAATTACAAGATCGATGCTTGTGTATGGAAAGGGGACCCAAAGATTTGCAGTGCAGCTGGCCCTGGCAATTGGTGGAACCAAAACAGATTTAGCACACTCACACCTGCACAAATAAGGTTGTTCAAATGGGTGAGGAAGAACTACATGATTTATGATTACTGCCAAGACACTCAGAGGTTCCACAACAATCTTCCAAGGGAATGTTCTCTTCCCAGATATTGA
- the LOC114192347 gene encoding probable xyloglucan endotransglucosylase/hydrolase protein 10: MKNFHTALIFFIGFVSFSLFQDSAASVVSTGDFNKDFFVIWSPTHVNTSADGHTRSLKLDQESGAGFASNQMFLFGQIDMQIKLVPGDSAGTVLAYYLTSDQPNRDEIDFEFLGNVSGQPYILQTNIFADGTDNREERIYLWFDPTKDFHTYSVLWNMHQIVLMVDMIPVRVYRNHAEKGVPFPRWQPMSLKATLWNGDNWATRGGEDKIDWRKGPFIASFRNYKIDGCVWKGNPRFCRAASPGNWWNQNSSSTLTSAQRRWFKWVRKYHMIYDYCQDTQRFQNNLPRECSLPKY; the protein is encoded by the exons ATGAAAAACTTCCACACGGCGCTTATCTTCTTCATCGGGTTTGTTTCCTTCAGTCTGTTTCAAGATTCAGCTGCATCTGTTGTTTCAACAGGAGACTTCAACAAGGACTTCTTTGTGATATGGTCTCCCACCCATGTGAACACATCCGCGGATGGACACACAAGGAGCTTGAAACTGGACCAAGAATCTG GAGCTGGTTTTGCTTCAAACCAGATGTTTTTATTCGGGCAAATTGACATGCAAATCAAACTGGTGCCAGGTGATTCTGCAGGCACTGTCCTGGCCTATTAT CTTACCTCTGATCAACCTAATCGAGATGAGATAGACTTTGAGTTTCTCGGCAATGTCTCCGGGCAGCCATATATTCTACAAACAAATATTTTCGCAGATGGAACAGACAACCGAGAGGAGAGAATTTATCTGTGGTTTGATCCAACAAAGGACTTCCATACTTATTCAGTGCTGTGGAATATGCACCAGATTGT TTTAATGGTGGATATGATTCCCGTGAGAGTTTACAGAAACCATGCAGAGAAGGGTGTTCCATTTCCTAGATGGCAGCCAATGAGTTTGAAAGCCACTCTGTGGAATGGTGATAACTGGGCTACAAGAGGTGGGGAAGATAAGATTGATTGGAGAAAGGGTCCCTTCATAGCTTCATTCAGAAATTACAAGATTGATGGCTGTGTATGGAAAGGGAACCCAAGGTTTTGCAGAGCAGCTAGCCCTGGCAATTGGTGGAACCAAAACAGCTCTAGCACACTCACATCTGCACAAAGAAGGTGGTTCAAATGGGTCAGGAAATACCACATGATTTATGATTACTGCCAAGACACTCAGAGGTTCCAAAACAATCTTCCAAGGGAATGTTCTCTTCCCAAATATTGA